A stretch of Methylogaea oryzae DNA encodes these proteins:
- a CDS encoding beta-ketoacyl-[acyl-carrier-protein] synthase family protein: MRQRRVVVTGVGIVSSIGHGYAEVVANLKQGNSGLCAMPQWRELGFPSTVAGNLGDVAGKIASSGIKKSQLAYASDGAVFSVLAAKDAVDDAGLTEADLQSPRTGCIVGSGVGGLTAIYQGAEKVYRNQVKRVNPYTVCHAMSSSCSASLANIFGVKGRSYSISSACATSTHNIGHAYELIRDGVMDLSLAGGAEELNELIAGAFAAMRMALSSQYNDTPEKASRPYDQNRDGFVISGGGGIVILEELQRAQARGAKIYAEILGFGANSEGGTMIFPETEGLQTAACISAALESAKLAPADIGYINTHGTATQQGDLAEVNGIRKVFGEQVPPFSSTKSMTGHAIGASGAQEAIYCIGMLEHGFLAPSINIETLDPAFEGLPIVRETADTAVDVAMSNSLGFGGTNAVLVLGRYRD, translated from the coding sequence ATGAGACAACGGCGCGTCGTAGTCACCGGCGTAGGGATTGTTTCCAGTATCGGCCACGGTTATGCGGAGGTAGTCGCCAATCTTAAACAGGGGAATTCCGGCCTTTGCGCCATGCCGCAATGGCGGGAACTGGGATTCCCCAGCACGGTCGCCGGCAACCTGGGCGACGTCGCGGGAAAGATCGCAAGCAGCGGCATCAAAAAAAGCCAGCTGGCCTATGCCTCGGACGGCGCCGTTTTCAGCGTTTTGGCCGCCAAGGACGCGGTGGACGACGCTGGCCTGACCGAGGCGGACCTGCAATCGCCCCGCACCGGCTGCATCGTCGGCAGCGGCGTGGGCGGCTTGACGGCGATTTATCAAGGCGCGGAAAAGGTATACCGCAACCAGGTGAAGCGGGTGAATCCTTATACCGTGTGCCACGCCATGTCCAGCTCCTGTAGCGCGTCCTTGGCGAATATATTCGGCGTCAAGGGACGCAGTTATTCCATCAGCTCGGCCTGCGCCACCTCGACCCATAATATCGGCCACGCTTACGAATTGATTCGCGACGGGGTTATGGATTTAAGCTTGGCGGGCGGCGCCGAGGAATTGAACGAACTCATCGCCGGGGCCTTTGCCGCCATGCGCATGGCATTATCCAGCCAATACAACGACACGCCGGAAAAGGCGTCGCGGCCCTACGACCAGAACCGCGACGGTTTCGTCATCAGCGGCGGCGGCGGCATCGTGATTCTGGAAGAATTGCAGCGGGCCCAGGCCCGGGGCGCGAAAATTTATGCCGAAATCTTGGGGTTCGGCGCCAACTCCGAAGGCGGCACCATGATTTTTCCGGAAACCGAGGGACTGCAAACCGCGGCCTGCATATCCGCCGCCCTGGAAAGCGCCAAGCTGGCCCCGGCCGACATCGGCTACATCAATACCCACGGCACCGCCACGCAACAAGGAGATCTGGCGGAGGTGAACGGCATCCGCAAGGTGTTCGGCGAGCAGGTGCCGCCCTTCTCCTCCACCAAATCCATGACCGGCCACGCCATCGGCGCCTCCGGCGCGCAGGAAGCCATTTACTGCATCGGCATGCTGGAGCACGGCTTCCTCGCCCCTTCCATCAATATCGAGACGCTGGACCCGGCTTTCGAAGGCCTCCCCATCGTGCGGGAAACGGCCGATACGGCGGTGGATGTGGCCATGAGCAACAGCCTGGGCTTCGGCGGCACCAACGCCGTCCTGGTGCTGGGCAGATACCGGGACTGA
- a CDS encoding acyl carrier protein — MKEEILAKVAEYIINAGDLKLKPEEVTENLSLKDDLDLDSVGSLTAIMDLEEHYDIVVEDKQLLGLQTVGDVVALIESGLAAKS; from the coding sequence ATGAAAGAAGAAATACTGGCTAAAGTTGCCGAATATATTATCAATGCCGGCGATTTAAAGCTTAAGCCAGAAGAGGTAACGGAAAATTTGTCGTTGAAGGACGACCTCGATTTGGACTCCGTCGGCAGCCTCACCGCGATTATGGACCTAGAAGAACACTACGACATCGTGGTCGAAGACAAACAGCTGCTCGGATTGCAAACCGTCGGCGACGTGGTCGCCTTGATCGAGTCCGGCCTCGCGGCGAAATCATGA
- a CDS encoding ATP-grasp domain-containing protein, with amino-acid sequence MQAALAVGHEVTFFTADLAHYQRNGSLEAYLSRARAVIEIQPFSYAAFEKSAAAIHGETPFDGILCLIDIRIIEAAALAERLGLRFLNPQTATLLRDKYRVRCALAERGIAQPDFALATHNGELRNAVSDLGLPVIVKPCDGYGSQNITMLLTDDDINPLIDPLDHYLPCRTDYGLGVTANDRLLVERYIEGTLIGCDTLTLDGKHVMLGINEKSMFPPPFGAIQGSCFPSDRFDVAPVREYVFAVLDAVGFNDGASHTEIILSAEGPLLVEVNPRLVGAKIPRLLNLAFGRSVHRDLIDLHLGIPPSAAAYRKPDGYAVSRWIVAERAGTLADIRLPQTPDRRIKQVEILKTPGDAVTPPYQNSDRIGCVMALAETRAQAEQCANAYVSQVELAVI; translated from the coding sequence TTGCAGGCCGCCTTGGCGGTCGGCCATGAAGTGACTTTTTTCACGGCGGATCTCGCCCATTACCAGCGCAATGGTTCGCTGGAAGCGTATTTGTCCCGGGCGCGAGCGGTTATTGAAATCCAGCCGTTCAGCTACGCCGCGTTCGAAAAAAGCGCCGCCGCTATCCATGGCGAAACGCCGTTCGACGGGATCCTCTGCTTGATCGATATCCGTATTATCGAAGCGGCGGCTTTGGCGGAACGATTGGGATTGCGCTTTCTCAACCCGCAAACCGCAACGCTCCTGCGCGACAAATACCGCGTCCGATGCGCGTTGGCCGAGCGAGGCATCGCACAGCCGGATTTCGCCTTGGCCACGCACAACGGCGAACTCCGAAACGCGGTCTCGGACCTGGGGTTGCCTGTCATCGTAAAACCGTGCGACGGCTACGGTTCGCAGAATATCACGATGCTGCTGACCGACGACGACATCAATCCGCTCATCGACCCGCTGGACCATTATTTACCTTGCCGAACCGACTACGGTTTGGGCGTAACCGCCAATGACCGCCTGTTGGTGGAGCGCTACATCGAGGGCACATTGATCGGTTGCGACACCTTGACCCTGGACGGAAAACACGTGATGTTGGGCATTAATGAAAAGTCGATGTTTCCGCCGCCGTTCGGCGCAATCCAGGGCAGCTGCTTCCCATCCGACCGTTTCGACGTCGCGCCGGTGCGGGAGTATGTCTTTGCCGTACTCGACGCGGTCGGCTTCAACGACGGCGCCAGCCACACGGAGATCATCCTCTCCGCCGAAGGCCCTTTGCTGGTCGAGGTCAACCCGCGGCTGGTGGGGGCAAAAATCCCGCGTTTATTGAACCTGGCGTTCGGCAGGTCCGTTCATCGGGATTTGATCGACCTCCATCTTGGCATACCGCCATCCGCTGCGGCCTATCGAAAGCCCGACGGTTACGCAGTGTCCCGGTGGATCGTGGCCGAACGCGCCGGCACCCTGGCCGACATCCGTCTGCCGCAGACGCCCGACCGACGAATCAAGCAGGTGGAGATATTAAAAACGCCCGGAGATGCCGTCACGCCGCCTTACCAAAACAGCGACCGCATCGGATGCGTCATGGCCTTAGCCGAGACCCGCGCACAAGCCGAGCAATGCGCGAACGCCTATGTGTCGCAAGTCGAACTTGCCGTAATTTAG
- a CDS encoding formylglycine-generating enzyme family protein, whose amino-acid sequence MPSNPERPHWPEFNNVLCGAMTDRERLGLPEHYIADSVSRRLPEAYEKLRALGKPQLIAMVEDREATLVARLAAGNLLALAGDPRLRALDPPMVEIDGGTAIVGLDPARVGDVLQRYDKLGLQDTWIRKECPQHTVKLSAYRIGKYPVTNGEYRDFLLDTHYHEIPTSWSLRRYPIERANHPVYTLSAAACDAYVRWLSDKTGRRFRLPTEYEWEFAAAGRERREFPWGDAFDTERANTCETAIFDTTPVGAFPGGASPFGAHDMAGNVEEYVADVYRPYPGGAAIDDHLSQIHGEYRVARGGSFARFRDLARTRRRHGHNPLSATYAMGFRLAETP is encoded by the coding sequence ATGCCGTCTAATCCCGAACGGCCCCATTGGCCGGAATTCAATAACGTACTGTGCGGCGCAATGACCGATCGCGAGCGCCTCGGGCTGCCCGAACATTACATCGCCGACTCGGTGTCGCGCCGATTACCCGAGGCCTACGAGAAGCTACGCGCCCTCGGGAAACCCCAATTAATCGCCATGGTGGAAGACCGCGAGGCTACGCTGGTTGCCCGGCTGGCGGCGGGAAACTTGCTCGCATTGGCCGGCGACCCGCGCCTACGTGCGTTGGATCCGCCGATGGTGGAAATCGACGGCGGCACGGCAATCGTCGGCTTGGACCCCGCACGGGTCGGCGACGTATTGCAGCGATACGACAAGCTCGGCCTGCAGGACACCTGGATACGAAAAGAGTGCCCGCAACACACGGTTAAGCTGTCCGCCTATCGCATCGGAAAATATCCTGTCACCAACGGCGAATACCGCGACTTCCTACTCGACACCCATTATCACGAGATCCCGACCAGCTGGTCGTTGCGGCGATACCCCATCGAACGAGCGAATCACCCGGTATATACCCTCAGCGCCGCCGCTTGCGATGCCTATGTTCGCTGGCTGTCCGACAAGACCGGCCGACGCTTTCGCCTACCCACGGAATACGAATGGGAGTTCGCCGCCGCGGGCCGCGAGCGCCGGGAGTTCCCCTGGGGCGACGCTTTCGACACGGAGCGAGCCAATACCTGCGAAACCGCCATATTCGACACCACGCCGGTAGGCGCCTTTCCCGGCGGCGCGTCCCCTTTCGGTGCGCACGATATGGCCGGCAACGTCGAGGAATACGTCGCCGACGTCTATCGCCCCTACCCCGGCGGCGCAGCGATCGACGACCATCTCAGCCAGATACACGGCGAATACCGCGTCGCCAGGGGGGGCAGTTTCGCCCGATTCCGGGATCTTGCCAGGACTCGCAGGCGCCACGGGCACAATCCTCTCTCGGCCACCTATGCCATGGGATTCCGGCTGGCGGAAACGCCTTGA
- a CDS encoding NADPH-dependent FMN reductase: MASKRILIMPGSQRRHSYNRRLAENVGELLKPDFDVDFLDPRLVEIPLFNQDLETDDDALRPVKALYRRFCLADGFVVLTPEYNGSFTPYLKNTVDWVSRLPHIPGAAECSNPFFGKPLLLGCATSGWSGGMLGLQSTRNLFAYLGCWVGPEQLSIVHAVDAWREDGGLIDEDYRQYMASVLKRFGARVEGIQAPST, translated from the coding sequence ATGGCATCGAAACGCATCCTTATCATGCCGGGCAGCCAACGGCGGCACTCTTACAACCGCCGCTTGGCGGAGAATGTAGGCGAGTTGCTGAAACCCGATTTCGACGTGGATTTTCTCGATCCGAGGCTGGTCGAAATCCCGTTGTTCAACCAAGACCTGGAAACCGACGACGACGCGTTGCGCCCGGTGAAAGCGCTCTATAGGCGCTTTTGCTTGGCGGATGGTTTCGTCGTACTGACGCCGGAATACAACGGTTCGTTCACGCCCTATCTAAAAAACACGGTCGATTGGGTATCTCGTTTGCCGCATATCCCCGGCGCCGCAGAGTGCTCCAATCCGTTTTTCGGTAAGCCGTTATTGCTGGGCTGCGCCACCAGCGGCTGGAGCGGGGGCATGCTGGGGCTGCAAAGCACGCGCAATCTATTCGCCTACCTGGGCTGTTGGGTCGGGCCGGAACAGCTGTCCATCGTTCATGCCGTCGACGCCTGGCGCGAAGACGGCGGGTTGATTGACGAAGATTACCGACAATATATGGCCTCGGTGCTGAAACGATTCGGGGCCCGAGTCGAAGGCATACAGGCTCCGTCGACATAG
- a CDS encoding WD40 repeat domain-containing protein, translated as MKHSGPISSVASYYPYVATGGYDNRVVLWDAHTKTPVARSMHDHLVNHCAFSQDGQMLVSASSDYTARIWELPTLRLLAVLSGHQDDVDMAAFSNDKKFVATCALDRAIRIFHLNGTCLRTLRGHTGNIISLLWSANDDYLFSSSVDGTVRKWCAETGRELDCYDLDGVRTDTIAIDAQGRIFAGDDQGRIGIIENSRPRYVSAHKAGIKKLVYCDQAQMLVSLSYDRSLALWKIGDDASVTELRRTSMPAMVWARAAAILADATIAVGTFGNRYAIYDWRQDTWDTEDIEVNEGANAIAFHQRGIYTIGDAGLLRKDGHAIMSMGSLCNFLLSSSDRLYTGGQLGQLFEAISGTLIYQHHSPLNCATTIRLDNGDFIAVGTYTGEILIFAVQVDQSLRFEAEIQVYQNAIKGLACAGHRLFSVCASTDIAWHDCRDWRLIAKRKHAHEKIVNACCRFGDNGFASVGRDRTLRIWLEGAQETYQTPHAHSVKCLCASADGKRLLTGSYGGTLAEFDSATRAWTSFRKPTVAGISAIAYDTTNHRFLATSYDGEIHIVD; from the coding sequence ATGAAACATTCCGGCCCGATTAGCAGTGTCGCCTCGTATTATCCCTACGTCGCAACGGGCGGGTACGATAATCGTGTCGTTTTATGGGACGCTCATACGAAAACGCCTGTCGCGAGGAGCATGCATGACCACTTGGTTAATCATTGCGCATTCAGCCAGGACGGCCAAATGTTGGTCAGTGCCAGTAGCGACTATACGGCCAGGATTTGGGAACTCCCCACGCTGCGCTTATTGGCGGTTCTTTCCGGACACCAGGACGACGTGGATATGGCGGCTTTCTCCAATGACAAAAAGTTTGTCGCTACCTGCGCCCTCGATAGAGCCATTCGAATTTTCCATCTAAACGGCACTTGCCTGCGCACCTTGCGCGGCCATACCGGAAATATCATTTCTCTGCTGTGGAGCGCAAACGACGATTACCTATTTTCCTCCAGCGTAGACGGCACGGTCAGAAAATGGTGCGCCGAGACCGGGCGCGAACTCGATTGTTACGATCTCGACGGCGTGCGTACCGACACGATAGCGATAGACGCCCAAGGCCGTATCTTTGCCGGAGACGACCAAGGCCGTATCGGCATTATCGAAAATAGCCGTCCGCGTTATGTTTCAGCCCATAAGGCCGGTATTAAGAAACTCGTCTATTGCGACCAGGCACAAATGTTGGTTTCGCTCAGTTACGACCGCAGCCTAGCCTTATGGAAAATCGGCGACGACGCTTCAGTAACGGAACTGCGGCGTACCTCCATGCCCGCCATGGTATGGGCCAGGGCCGCTGCGATACTCGCCGACGCGACCATCGCGGTCGGGACCTTCGGCAACCGCTATGCCATCTACGACTGGCGACAGGATACTTGGGATACGGAGGACATCGAGGTAAACGAGGGCGCGAACGCCATCGCTTTTCATCAGCGCGGCATTTACACCATCGGCGACGCGGGCCTATTGCGCAAAGATGGCCACGCTATCATGTCCATGGGCAGCCTGTGCAACTTCCTGCTATCCAGCAGCGACAGGCTTTATACCGGCGGGCAACTGGGCCAATTATTCGAAGCCATCAGCGGAACCCTCATCTACCAACATCATTCGCCCTTGAACTGCGCGACCACGATTCGTTTGGATAATGGGGATTTCATCGCCGTCGGCACTTATACCGGGGAGATTTTAATTTTCGCCGTTCAAGTGGATCAATCGTTGCGATTTGAAGCCGAAATCCAGGTCTACCAGAACGCGATCAAAGGCCTTGCCTGCGCCGGCCATCGATTGTTTTCCGTTTGCGCGTCCACCGATATCGCTTGGCACGATTGCAGAGACTGGCGTCTTATCGCAAAAAGAAAGCATGCGCACGAAAAGATCGTCAACGCCTGCTGCCGTTTCGGCGACAACGGTTTCGCCAGCGTCGGCCGGGACAGGACGTTGCGTATTTGGCTGGAAGGCGCCCAGGAAACCTATCAAACGCCCCACGCCCACTCCGTAAAATGCCTTTGCGCCAGCGCGGACGGCAAACGTTTATTGACCGGCAGTTACGGCGGGACATTGGCGGAATTCGACAGCGCGACGCGCGCCTGGACGTCGTTCCGCAAACCCACCGTTGCAGGCATCTCCGCCATCGCTTACGACACGACAAATCACAGATTCCTGGCGACGTCTTACGATGGCGAAATTCATATAGTCGATTGA
- a CDS encoding bifunctional glycosyltransferase family 2/GtrA family protein: MNLASNLTTRSVRFVEELDNVRIAVLIPCYNEALTIGKVIKSFRHSLPFADIYVFDNNSTDDTVAEAIDAGAIVRRENQQGKGHVIRRMFRDIEADFYVIVDGDDTYDAAIALDMIKTAMTGPYDLVNCVRRETTGIAYRAGHRLGNKLLTGVVRSIFGNRVTDMLSGYKVLSKRFVKSFPTQSDGFDVETELTVHSLQLSMPVAHVEGNYGGRPEGSTSKLNTYRDGLRISRLILRLIRHERPVLFFGVISAVLASLSFVIAAPIVGTYIESGTVPRFPSAFLAMGIMLLAALNFLTGLVLDTVSRGRKELRMLAYLQHPAPPQTTIHNSHSCNTVLPFVAPPRLKAPQSNQRSFQKQILRFVIVGFFGYLVNAGLVELLALTAGPILAQAIAFPAAVSLTWWLNRHYTFGASAYPARQEWFRYIFASTLGWAANNGVYIWFILSYNTLYQHPSLAVAGGSLAGMLFNFSFSRWLVFRPDYGSAI; the protein is encoded by the coding sequence ATGAACCTAGCATCCAACTTGACGACTCGCTCGGTACGATTTGTAGAAGAACTCGATAACGTACGCATCGCCGTTCTTATACCTTGCTATAACGAAGCGCTAACTATCGGCAAAGTGATAAAAAGCTTCCGACACTCGCTGCCGTTCGCCGACATTTACGTATTTGACAACAACTCCACCGACGACACCGTTGCAGAAGCCATAGACGCCGGCGCCATCGTTCGAAGGGAGAATCAGCAAGGAAAAGGTCACGTCATTCGTAGAATGTTTCGTGATATCGAAGCGGACTTTTACGTTATTGTCGACGGCGACGACACTTATGATGCCGCTATCGCGCTAGACATGATTAAAACGGCGATGACCGGCCCTTACGATTTGGTCAACTGCGTTCGCCGAGAAACCACCGGCATCGCCTACCGAGCCGGGCACCGCCTAGGTAACAAATTATTAACCGGGGTCGTCCGTTCGATTTTTGGCAACCGCGTTACGGACATGCTGTCCGGGTACAAGGTTTTATCGAAGCGTTTTGTTAAATCGTTTCCGACGCAGTCGGATGGATTCGACGTCGAAACCGAGCTCACCGTACACAGTTTACAACTGTCCATGCCCGTAGCGCATGTCGAAGGGAACTATGGCGGGCGACCGGAAGGCTCGACCAGCAAACTTAACACTTATCGCGACGGGCTAAGAATATCGCGGCTAATATTGCGGCTGATCAGGCACGAACGCCCCGTATTGTTTTTCGGCGTTATTTCAGCGGTTCTGGCGTCGCTGTCTTTCGTCATAGCAGCGCCAATCGTCGGCACTTATATAGAATCCGGAACCGTGCCGCGGTTTCCTTCCGCGTTTCTGGCGATGGGAATTATGCTGTTGGCGGCGCTGAATTTTTTGACCGGCTTAGTGCTGGATACGGTTAGCCGGGGCAGGAAGGAGCTGCGTATGCTAGCCTATTTACAACACCCCGCCCCCCCCCAAACCACAATCCATAATAGTCATTCCTGCAATACGGTGCTTCCGTTCGTTGCGCCACCGCGTTTAAAAGCCCCCCAATCGAACCAGCGATCGTTTCAGAAACAGATACTCCGTTTTGTCATCGTGGGATTTTTCGGTTATTTAGTCAATGCCGGATTGGTAGAACTGTTGGCGCTCACCGCAGGCCCTATACTGGCCCAGGCCATTGCTTTTCCGGCGGCAGTTAGCCTCACTTGGTGGCTGAATAGACACTATACCTTCGGCGCCAGCGCTTATCCCGCGCGCCAAGAGTGGTTTCGCTATATATTTGCCAGTACGCTTGGCTGGGCGGCAAATAACGGTGTCTATATTTGGTTTATCTTAAGTTACAACACGCTTTACCAACACCCAAGCCTGGCCGTGGCGGGCGGATCGTTGGCAGGCATGCTATTCAACTTTTCCTTTTCCCGGTGGCTTGTTTTCAGGCCAGACTACGGTTCCGCCATTTAG
- a CDS encoding ArnT family glycosyltransferase: MPSRDELTTNQPLLSPPSQNKLHREACQAGNDRQKMATVCARQECVANNKWLSALFFIAGAFALISLRWIAATNKHINSDETQHLHISWAWHNGLTAYKDLFDNHTPLFHILYAPIYGLFGETPDIVFLMRLSTIPLYLAAIYLTYAIAKELFDKRIGLYAAALTAIYPRFFLIMAEFRADDLWLVLWLTSCLLYVKNRDKIETNYIFGFVVGAMFCVSMKSILLIACLVGASSASYVLGYRTENNHKARDIVAFVSGLATLPVVLLSYLASHDALGHFINQAILHNAPTHPDYLKRLISAAPYLSVYLILAAVAWKANHSPSRQQTSRRTTLLIWLTFFIPGIYIFWPWMTAQTTIPAIPIAAIFFTSAISQIPARLNYRSVSLSAVALIIAALFEVSALIPNLSAQSDKNAKPENDLLKAVLSLTDKSDKVFDLKGETIFRQRAYFPVLETITRENVQRNPELDTIAEDVVAQKAVVAIPDAPRIPPRGRQFLNDHYVQVGPVRVPGKTWPAPLPTGLLKVEIVIPGEYGLVNANGLVKASIDGVTADWPVYLSQGEHTVFVAPNTSGPLVLVWNRALEHDYLPSIF, encoded by the coding sequence ATGCCAAGCCGAGATGAATTGACCACGAATCAACCCTTGTTAAGCCCCCCAAGCCAAAACAAGCTGCATCGCGAAGCATGCCAGGCCGGCAACGACCGTCAAAAAATGGCTACCGTCTGTGCTCGACAAGAATGCGTCGCGAACAATAAATGGCTGTCCGCTTTATTTTTCATCGCCGGGGCGTTCGCGCTTATCTCGCTACGATGGATAGCCGCCACAAACAAACACATAAACTCCGACGAAACACAACACCTCCATATCTCCTGGGCATGGCACAACGGCTTGACCGCCTACAAAGACCTATTCGACAACCACACACCGCTATTCCACATACTATACGCGCCAATATACGGGCTCTTCGGCGAGACGCCAGATATCGTATTCCTCATGCGGTTAAGCACCATACCGCTATACCTAGCAGCCATCTATCTCACATACGCCATAGCCAAAGAGCTATTCGATAAACGTATCGGGCTATACGCTGCGGCGCTCACCGCCATCTACCCAAGATTTTTTTTAATCATGGCCGAATTTAGGGCGGACGACCTATGGCTGGTCTTATGGCTGACAAGCTGTCTACTTTACGTAAAAAACAGAGACAAAATCGAAACAAACTACATTTTCGGCTTCGTAGTCGGCGCGATGTTTTGCGTGTCAATGAAATCGATACTACTCATCGCCTGCCTCGTAGGCGCAAGCTCTGCCAGTTACGTTCTCGGCTACCGGACCGAAAATAACCACAAGGCGCGCGACATCGTCGCATTTGTTTCCGGACTGGCCACCCTGCCGGTGGTATTACTCAGTTACCTAGCCAGCCATGACGCGTTAGGCCATTTCATAAACCAGGCGATCCTGCACAACGCACCGACGCATCCAGACTACCTCAAAAGACTAATATCGGCTGCGCCATATCTATCGGTCTACCTGATATTAGCCGCCGTCGCGTGGAAGGCGAACCACAGTCCTTCCCGACAACAAACCAGCCGCCGCACCACACTACTCATTTGGCTAACATTTTTCATACCAGGCATATATATATTTTGGCCGTGGATGACGGCGCAAACCACAATTCCAGCCATACCCATAGCGGCAATATTCTTTACGTCAGCTATAAGTCAAATACCTGCCCGTCTAAATTACAGAAGCGTCTCGCTTTCCGCTGTAGCGCTAATCATCGCGGCACTCTTCGAGGTGTCGGCATTGATTCCCAACCTATCGGCGCAATCGGATAAAAACGCAAAGCCCGAAAACGACCTGTTAAAGGCCGTGCTATCGCTAACGGACAAATCCGACAAAGTTTTCGATTTAAAGGGTGAAACCATTTTTCGGCAACGCGCCTACTTCCCGGTTCTTGAAACGATCACCAGAGAGAACGTACAGCGAAATCCCGAGTTAGACACCATAGCCGAGGACGTCGTCGCGCAAAAAGCGGTCGTTGCCATACCAGACGCGCCGAGAATCCCTCCCCGCGGCAGACAATTCTTGAACGATCACTATGTCCAGGTGGGCCCGGTACGCGTCCCAGGAAAAACGTGGCCCGCTCCCTTACCTACCGGCCTACTTAAAGTAGAAATCGTAATACCGGGCGAATATGGATTAGTAAACGCCAATGGCTTGGTAAAGGCATCCATAGACGGCGTTACAGCAGACTGGCCCGTATATCTGTCCCAAGGAGAACATACCGTATTTGTCGCACCGAACACCTCGGGACCACTAGTCCTGGTATGGAATCGCGCGCTGGAACACGATTACCTGCCCAGCATTTTCTAA
- a CDS encoding response regulator transcription factor, with amino-acid sequence MTPSRISDKENGKLQTVILIVESEPAMRVGLRDNLEFNGYDVHVAADATQAREILRRHTPTIVLLSNALPVSQAALISRLLKKNNQRPSVIVMESQEPNYSFFPGADDYLNIPCSITELASRVNKYLGLQKHTLCIG; translated from the coding sequence ATGACTCCTTCAAGAATAAGCGACAAGGAAAACGGAAAATTGCAAACCGTTATTTTAATTGTCGAAAGCGAACCGGCGATGCGAGTCGGCCTGCGCGACAATCTCGAATTCAACGGCTACGACGTACACGTCGCGGCCGACGCAACACAAGCGAGAGAAATCCTAAGACGCCACACCCCGACAATCGTGCTGCTAAGCAACGCCCTGCCGGTATCTCAAGCCGCTCTCATTAGCCGCCTATTAAAGAAAAACAACCAACGGCCGTCGGTTATAGTCATGGAGTCGCAAGAACCGAATTACTCCTTCTTTCCCGGCGCGGACGATTACTTGAACATACCGTGCAGCATCACGGAACTAGCGAGCCGCGTTAACAAATACCTAGGGTTGCAAAAGCACACTTTATGTATAGGGTGA
- a CDS encoding response regulator, producing MESKNHVLVVDDDRDIRVLLGDFLKLNGFRISLASNGRQMREVLAGDDTDLVVLDLMLPGEDGLRLCRDLRTRSDVPVLMLTARAEPIDRVLGLEMGADDYLAKPFEPRELLARIRNILRRVQSSGVMGLSVVSKEWRFSGWVLNRGTRELVSPLGVLVLLSGAEYRLLEVFLNHPNRVLSRDHLMDLIRGTEAGPFDRSIDLRVSRLRQKLGDNARAPQLIKTLRNEGYLLATTVQCLDASCG from the coding sequence ATGGAATCAAAAAACCACGTGCTTGTCGTTGATGATGACCGTGACATCCGTGTGCTTCTCGGCGACTTTTTGAAATTAAACGGCTTTCGTATCAGCTTGGCCTCGAACGGGCGGCAAATGCGCGAGGTGTTGGCCGGCGACGACACGGATCTCGTGGTGTTGGATTTGATGCTGCCGGGAGAGGACGGCCTGCGTCTGTGCCGTGACCTGAGAACACGCTCGGACGTGCCCGTGCTGATGCTTACCGCTCGCGCCGAGCCCATCGACAGGGTTCTGGGGTTGGAAATGGGGGCCGATGATTACCTGGCAAAGCCTTTCGAGCCGAGGGAGCTGCTTGCCCGCATACGCAATATTCTGCGCCGCGTGCAGTCTTCGGGCGTCATGGGTTTGTCGGTTGTTTCGAAGGAATGGCGCTTTTCCGGGTGGGTGTTAAATCGGGGCACGCGCGAGCTGGTGTCTCCGCTAGGCGTCCTGGTGTTGCTCTCGGGAGCCGAGTACCGTTTGCTGGAGGTGTTTCTCAACCATCCCAATCGCGTGCTTAGCAGGGATCATCTGATGGATTTGATTCGAGGCACCGAGGCGGGGCCATTCGATCGGTCCATTGATCTTCGCGTCAGCCGGTTGCGCCAAAAGCTCGGGGATAACGCTCGTGCGCCGCAGCTCATCAAGACTTTGCGCAACGAAGGCTATTTGTTGGCGACGACGGTTCAATGCCTTGACGCCTCCTGCGGTTGA